A stretch of Mastacembelus armatus chromosome 1, fMasArm1.2, whole genome shotgun sequence DNA encodes these proteins:
- the rfx1b gene encoding MHC class II regulatory factor RFX1 isoform X1 gives MATSGYSGDLRPQQTNPVTIATPADTTPSSAKTAHFLSEIPPTSGTIATANQSATASKTGQDALCSQAPPTQAQSQKAVVLTTPTQHYVTPEIQHSAVQKSNGQSSSPQYIIVTVTEGSVHSNDSLSDSSPPAPGVPTQVVQPVQTTPQQRSVLQAVSQAAKRIQTGHIRNLQSVHINQEVEHVYSGQVQYVDGAGEPTFTPSTIRSSNYPFSDSPLYSQTPPTSSSYYEGTPSTESDITSSVTSQPVSVATGGANSGTAAAGGPGYVIQGGYVLGGGAASAAGGGGQSYSSPNSRAPPATVQWLCDNYEGAEGVSLPRCTLYYHYLLHCQEQKLEPVNAASFGKLIRSVFMGLRTRRLGTRGNSKYHYYGLRIKSGSPLLRLMDEQQHMAMRQQPFSQKNRIKPVQKSQGITNGTPGGTNQQQAAALCDISAQVQHYQQFLEAAHPLPDFVDIDLQDRTLPDGILLEHLKAFQTLYREHCEAILDVMVNLQFTLVETLWKSFWRFSQSNDTESLNLHNESEKRLPKSCLVVLCKFEPVLHWTRECDNLLYQTLVEILIPDVLRPIPSALTQAIRNFAKNLETWLTGAMMNIPEEMVRIKAVCVGSFSQTLRRYTSLNHLAQAARAVLQNSAQINQMLSDLNRVDFTNVQEQASWVCQCEDRVVQRLEQNFKMTLQQQNSLEQWATWLDGVVSQVLKPYEHNPAALPKAAKVFLLNWSFYSSMVIRDLTLRSAASFGSFHLIRLLYDEYMYYLIEHKVAQAKRETPIAVMGEFASTVKNRISSDLEKEEEEDDDEEESDEESGDLVLQSSSLSTVDEKESMEPLAKQPRTSLNLHTLTEAHSTSP, from the exons atggcaacttCTGGATACTCTGGGGACCTTCGGCCTCAGCAGACCAACCCAGTAACCATAGCAACACCTGCTGACACCACACCTTCATCTGCAAAGACAGCACACTTCCTGTCTGAGATTCCACCGACCTCTGGAACCATCGCAACAGCTAACCAATCAGCCACTGCTTCAAAAACAGGACAGGATGCGCTTTGTTCTCAAGCACCACCTACTCAGGCACAGAGCCAGAAGGCAGTGGTTCTGACCACTCCTACGCAACACTATGTAACCCCTGAAATCCAGCACTCTGCGGTCCAGAAGAGTAATGGTCAGAGCAGCTCGCCACAGTACATCATAGTAACTGTTACAG AGGGTTCTGTTCACTCCAATGACAGCCTGTCAGACTCCAGCCCGCCTGCTCCTGGTGTACCTACTCAGGTGGTCCAACCAGTGCAGACCACCCCTCAG CAGAGGTCAGTGTTGCAAGCGGTGTCACAGGCAGCCAAGCGGATTCAGACAGGCCACATCAGAAACCTACAGTCTGTGCACATTAACCAGGAG GTGGAGCATGTGTACTCTGGCCAGGTGCAGTATGTGGATGGAGCAGGAGAACCAACTTTCACCCCATCCACCAT TCGATCAAGCAACTACCCTTTCTCCGACTCACCCCTCTACTCTCAGAcccctcccacctcctcctcctactaTGAGGGCACGCCCAGCACTGAGTCAGACATCACTAGCTCTGTGACCTCGCAGCCAGTTTCTGTGGCAACTGGAGGAGCCAATAGCGggacagctgctgcaggtggacCAGGCTATGTTATTCAGGGAGGTTATGTGTTAGGGGGaggagcagcatcagcagcaggaggaggaggacagagttACTCTAGCCCTAACTCTCGTGCCCCACCTGCTACT GTGCAGTGGCTATGTGATAACTACGAGGGGGCGGAGGGGGTGAGTTTACCTCGCTGCACCCTCTACTACCACTACCTGCTGCACTGTCAGGAACAGAAACTAGAGCCTGTTAATGCTGcatcttttggcaaactcatCAGGTCTGTCTTCATGGGGCTGCGTACGCGAAGATTAGGCACCAG AGGGAACTCTAAGTACCACTACTATGGTTTGAGGATCAAATCTGGGTCCCCTCTGCTCAGACTGATGGATGAACAACAGCATATGGCGATGAGGCAGCAGCCTTTCTCACAGAAAAACAG GATAAAACCAGTTCAGAAGTCACAGGGGATCACCAATGGAACGCCAGGTGGGACAAATCAACAGCAGGCGGCAGCACTCTGTGATATTTCAGCCCAGGTGCAGCACTATCAGCAGTTTCTGG AGGCAGCACACCCGCTTCCAGACTTTGTAGACATTGATCTGCAAGATCGAACTCTGCCTGATGGGATCCTCCTTGAACACCTCAAGGCCTTTCAGACTCTTTACAGGGAACACTGTGAG GCCATTCTGGACGTGATGGTCAACCTTCAGTTCACTCTTGTGGAGACACTGTGGAAATCCTTTTGGAGGTTCAGCCAAAGTAACGACACAGAATCACTCAACCT GCACAATGAGTCTGAGAAGCGCCTGCCCAAATCATGTCTGGTGGTGCTGTGTAAGTTTGAGCCAGTGCTACACTGGACGAGAGAGTGTGACAACCTGCTCTACCAGACTCTGGTGGAGATCCTCATCCCTGATGTCCTGAGACCCATCCCTA GTGCCTTAACTCAGGCCATCCGTAACTTTGCCAAGAATCTGGAGACTTGGCTGACAGGTGCCATGATGAACATCCCAGAGGAGATGGTTCGCATAAAg GCGGTATGTGTAGGCTCCTTTTCTCAGACACTGCGTCGCTACACCAGCCTGAACCACTTGGCACAGGCAGCTCGCGCTGTCCTCCAGAATTCAGCCCAGATCAACCAGATGCTTTCTGATCTCAACCGGGTTGACTTCACTAATGTACAG GAGCAGGCATCCTGGGTATGTCAGTGTGAAGACCGTGTGGTCCAGAGGCTGGagcaaaactttaaaatgactcTACAGCAGCAAAACTCTCTGGAGCAGTGGGCTACCTGGTTGGATGGCGTTGTCTCCCAGGTCCTAAAGCCCTATGAGCACAACCCTGCAGCCTTACCAAAAGCTGCAAAGGTCTTTCTGCTCAACTGGTCCTTTTATAG TTCTATGGTAATCCGGGACCTGACTCTGCGCAGCGCTGCCAGTTTTGGTTCCTTTCACCTGATTCGCTTGCTGTATGATGAGTATATGTACTACCTGATAGAGCACAAGGTGGCCCAGGCTAAAAGAGAGACACCCATCGCAGTCATGGGAGAA TTTGCCAGTACTGTCAAGAACCGAATCTCTTCAGACCTGGAGAAAG aagaagaggaggatgatgatgaagaggaaagCGATGAGGAGAGCGGAGATCTCGTGCTGCAGTCCAGTTCCCTGAGCACAGTGGATGAGAAGGAGTCGATGGAACCGCTTGCCAAGCAGCCCAGAACAAGTTTGAATCTGCACACACTTACTGAGGCCCACAGCACATCACCTTAG
- the rfx1b gene encoding MHC class II regulatory factor RFX1 isoform X2 gives MATSGYSGDLRPQQTNPVTIATPADTTPSSAKTAHFLSEIPPTSGTIATANQSATASKTGQDALCSQAPPTQAQSQKAVVLTTPTQHYVTPEIQHSAVQKSNGQSSSPQYIIVTVTEGSVHSNDSLSDSSPPAPGVPTQVVQPVQTTPQRSVLQAVSQAAKRIQTGHIRNLQSVHINQEVEHVYSGQVQYVDGAGEPTFTPSTIRSSNYPFSDSPLYSQTPPTSSSYYEGTPSTESDITSSVTSQPVSVATGGANSGTAAAGGPGYVIQGGYVLGGGAASAAGGGGQSYSSPNSRAPPATVQWLCDNYEGAEGVSLPRCTLYYHYLLHCQEQKLEPVNAASFGKLIRSVFMGLRTRRLGTRGNSKYHYYGLRIKSGSPLLRLMDEQQHMAMRQQPFSQKNRIKPVQKSQGITNGTPGGTNQQQAAALCDISAQVQHYQQFLEAAHPLPDFVDIDLQDRTLPDGILLEHLKAFQTLYREHCEAILDVMVNLQFTLVETLWKSFWRFSQSNDTESLNLHNESEKRLPKSCLVVLCKFEPVLHWTRECDNLLYQTLVEILIPDVLRPIPSALTQAIRNFAKNLETWLTGAMMNIPEEMVRIKAVCVGSFSQTLRRYTSLNHLAQAARAVLQNSAQINQMLSDLNRVDFTNVQEQASWVCQCEDRVVQRLEQNFKMTLQQQNSLEQWATWLDGVVSQVLKPYEHNPAALPKAAKVFLLNWSFYSSMVIRDLTLRSAASFGSFHLIRLLYDEYMYYLIEHKVAQAKRETPIAVMGEFASTVKNRISSDLEKEEEEDDDEEESDEESGDLVLQSSSLSTVDEKESMEPLAKQPRTSLNLHTLTEAHSTSP, from the exons atggcaacttCTGGATACTCTGGGGACCTTCGGCCTCAGCAGACCAACCCAGTAACCATAGCAACACCTGCTGACACCACACCTTCATCTGCAAAGACAGCACACTTCCTGTCTGAGATTCCACCGACCTCTGGAACCATCGCAACAGCTAACCAATCAGCCACTGCTTCAAAAACAGGACAGGATGCGCTTTGTTCTCAAGCACCACCTACTCAGGCACAGAGCCAGAAGGCAGTGGTTCTGACCACTCCTACGCAACACTATGTAACCCCTGAAATCCAGCACTCTGCGGTCCAGAAGAGTAATGGTCAGAGCAGCTCGCCACAGTACATCATAGTAACTGTTACAG AGGGTTCTGTTCACTCCAATGACAGCCTGTCAGACTCCAGCCCGCCTGCTCCTGGTGTACCTACTCAGGTGGTCCAACCAGTGCAGACCACCCCTCAG AGGTCAGTGTTGCAAGCGGTGTCACAGGCAGCCAAGCGGATTCAGACAGGCCACATCAGAAACCTACAGTCTGTGCACATTAACCAGGAG GTGGAGCATGTGTACTCTGGCCAGGTGCAGTATGTGGATGGAGCAGGAGAACCAACTTTCACCCCATCCACCAT TCGATCAAGCAACTACCCTTTCTCCGACTCACCCCTCTACTCTCAGAcccctcccacctcctcctcctactaTGAGGGCACGCCCAGCACTGAGTCAGACATCACTAGCTCTGTGACCTCGCAGCCAGTTTCTGTGGCAACTGGAGGAGCCAATAGCGggacagctgctgcaggtggacCAGGCTATGTTATTCAGGGAGGTTATGTGTTAGGGGGaggagcagcatcagcagcaggaggaggaggacagagttACTCTAGCCCTAACTCTCGTGCCCCACCTGCTACT GTGCAGTGGCTATGTGATAACTACGAGGGGGCGGAGGGGGTGAGTTTACCTCGCTGCACCCTCTACTACCACTACCTGCTGCACTGTCAGGAACAGAAACTAGAGCCTGTTAATGCTGcatcttttggcaaactcatCAGGTCTGTCTTCATGGGGCTGCGTACGCGAAGATTAGGCACCAG AGGGAACTCTAAGTACCACTACTATGGTTTGAGGATCAAATCTGGGTCCCCTCTGCTCAGACTGATGGATGAACAACAGCATATGGCGATGAGGCAGCAGCCTTTCTCACAGAAAAACAG GATAAAACCAGTTCAGAAGTCACAGGGGATCACCAATGGAACGCCAGGTGGGACAAATCAACAGCAGGCGGCAGCACTCTGTGATATTTCAGCCCAGGTGCAGCACTATCAGCAGTTTCTGG AGGCAGCACACCCGCTTCCAGACTTTGTAGACATTGATCTGCAAGATCGAACTCTGCCTGATGGGATCCTCCTTGAACACCTCAAGGCCTTTCAGACTCTTTACAGGGAACACTGTGAG GCCATTCTGGACGTGATGGTCAACCTTCAGTTCACTCTTGTGGAGACACTGTGGAAATCCTTTTGGAGGTTCAGCCAAAGTAACGACACAGAATCACTCAACCT GCACAATGAGTCTGAGAAGCGCCTGCCCAAATCATGTCTGGTGGTGCTGTGTAAGTTTGAGCCAGTGCTACACTGGACGAGAGAGTGTGACAACCTGCTCTACCAGACTCTGGTGGAGATCCTCATCCCTGATGTCCTGAGACCCATCCCTA GTGCCTTAACTCAGGCCATCCGTAACTTTGCCAAGAATCTGGAGACTTGGCTGACAGGTGCCATGATGAACATCCCAGAGGAGATGGTTCGCATAAAg GCGGTATGTGTAGGCTCCTTTTCTCAGACACTGCGTCGCTACACCAGCCTGAACCACTTGGCACAGGCAGCTCGCGCTGTCCTCCAGAATTCAGCCCAGATCAACCAGATGCTTTCTGATCTCAACCGGGTTGACTTCACTAATGTACAG GAGCAGGCATCCTGGGTATGTCAGTGTGAAGACCGTGTGGTCCAGAGGCTGGagcaaaactttaaaatgactcTACAGCAGCAAAACTCTCTGGAGCAGTGGGCTACCTGGTTGGATGGCGTTGTCTCCCAGGTCCTAAAGCCCTATGAGCACAACCCTGCAGCCTTACCAAAAGCTGCAAAGGTCTTTCTGCTCAACTGGTCCTTTTATAG TTCTATGGTAATCCGGGACCTGACTCTGCGCAGCGCTGCCAGTTTTGGTTCCTTTCACCTGATTCGCTTGCTGTATGATGAGTATATGTACTACCTGATAGAGCACAAGGTGGCCCAGGCTAAAAGAGAGACACCCATCGCAGTCATGGGAGAA TTTGCCAGTACTGTCAAGAACCGAATCTCTTCAGACCTGGAGAAAG aagaagaggaggatgatgatgaagaggaaagCGATGAGGAGAGCGGAGATCTCGTGCTGCAGTCCAGTTCCCTGAGCACAGTGGATGAGAAGGAGTCGATGGAACCGCTTGCCAAGCAGCCCAGAACAAGTTTGAATCTGCACACACTTACTGAGGCCCACAGCACATCACCTTAG
- the rfx1b gene encoding MHC class II regulatory factor RFX1 isoform X3 has protein sequence MATSGYSGDLRPQQTNPVTIATPADTTPSSAKTAHFLSEIPPTSGTIATANQSATASKTGQDALCSQAPPTQAQSQKAVVLTTPTQHYVTPEIQHSAVQKSNGQSSSPQYIIVTVTEGSVHSNDSLSDSSPPAPGVPTQVVQPVQTTPQQRSVLQAVSQAAKRIQTGHIRNLQSVHINQEVEHVYSGQVQYVDGAGEPTFTPSTIRSSNYPFSDSPLYSQTPPTSSSYYEGTPSTESDITSSVTSQPVSVATGGANSGTAAAGGPGYVIQGGYVLGGGAASAAGGGGQSYSSPNSRAPPATVQWLCDNYEGAEGVSLPRCTLYYHYLLHCQEQKLEPVNAASFGKLIRSVFMGLRTRRLGTRGNSKYHYYGLRIKSGSPLLRLMDEQQHMAMRQQPFSQKNRIKPVQKSQGITNGTPGGTNQQQAAALCDISAQVQHYQQFLEAAHPLPDFVDIDLQDRTLPDGILLEHLKAFQTLYREHCEAILDVMVNLQFTLVETLWKSFWRFSQSNDTESLNLHNESEKRLPKSCLVVLCKFEPVLHWTRECDNLLYQTLVEILIPDVLRPIPSALTQAIRNFAKNLETWLTGAMMNIPEEMVRIKAVCVGSFSQTLRRYTSLNHLAQAARAVLQNSAQINQMLSDLNRVDFTNVQEQASWVCQCEDRVVQRLEQNFKMTLQQQNSLEQWATWLDGVVSQVLKPYEHNPAALPKAAKVFLLNWSFYSSMVIRDLTLRSAASFGSFHLIRLLYDEYMYYLIEHKVAQAKRETPIAVMGEFASTVKNRISSDLEKEEEDDDEEESDEESGDLVLQSSSLSTVDEKESMEPLAKQPRTSLNLHTLTEAHSTSP, from the exons atggcaacttCTGGATACTCTGGGGACCTTCGGCCTCAGCAGACCAACCCAGTAACCATAGCAACACCTGCTGACACCACACCTTCATCTGCAAAGACAGCACACTTCCTGTCTGAGATTCCACCGACCTCTGGAACCATCGCAACAGCTAACCAATCAGCCACTGCTTCAAAAACAGGACAGGATGCGCTTTGTTCTCAAGCACCACCTACTCAGGCACAGAGCCAGAAGGCAGTGGTTCTGACCACTCCTACGCAACACTATGTAACCCCTGAAATCCAGCACTCTGCGGTCCAGAAGAGTAATGGTCAGAGCAGCTCGCCACAGTACATCATAGTAACTGTTACAG AGGGTTCTGTTCACTCCAATGACAGCCTGTCAGACTCCAGCCCGCCTGCTCCTGGTGTACCTACTCAGGTGGTCCAACCAGTGCAGACCACCCCTCAG CAGAGGTCAGTGTTGCAAGCGGTGTCACAGGCAGCCAAGCGGATTCAGACAGGCCACATCAGAAACCTACAGTCTGTGCACATTAACCAGGAG GTGGAGCATGTGTACTCTGGCCAGGTGCAGTATGTGGATGGAGCAGGAGAACCAACTTTCACCCCATCCACCAT TCGATCAAGCAACTACCCTTTCTCCGACTCACCCCTCTACTCTCAGAcccctcccacctcctcctcctactaTGAGGGCACGCCCAGCACTGAGTCAGACATCACTAGCTCTGTGACCTCGCAGCCAGTTTCTGTGGCAACTGGAGGAGCCAATAGCGggacagctgctgcaggtggacCAGGCTATGTTATTCAGGGAGGTTATGTGTTAGGGGGaggagcagcatcagcagcaggaggaggaggacagagttACTCTAGCCCTAACTCTCGTGCCCCACCTGCTACT GTGCAGTGGCTATGTGATAACTACGAGGGGGCGGAGGGGGTGAGTTTACCTCGCTGCACCCTCTACTACCACTACCTGCTGCACTGTCAGGAACAGAAACTAGAGCCTGTTAATGCTGcatcttttggcaaactcatCAGGTCTGTCTTCATGGGGCTGCGTACGCGAAGATTAGGCACCAG AGGGAACTCTAAGTACCACTACTATGGTTTGAGGATCAAATCTGGGTCCCCTCTGCTCAGACTGATGGATGAACAACAGCATATGGCGATGAGGCAGCAGCCTTTCTCACAGAAAAACAG GATAAAACCAGTTCAGAAGTCACAGGGGATCACCAATGGAACGCCAGGTGGGACAAATCAACAGCAGGCGGCAGCACTCTGTGATATTTCAGCCCAGGTGCAGCACTATCAGCAGTTTCTGG AGGCAGCACACCCGCTTCCAGACTTTGTAGACATTGATCTGCAAGATCGAACTCTGCCTGATGGGATCCTCCTTGAACACCTCAAGGCCTTTCAGACTCTTTACAGGGAACACTGTGAG GCCATTCTGGACGTGATGGTCAACCTTCAGTTCACTCTTGTGGAGACACTGTGGAAATCCTTTTGGAGGTTCAGCCAAAGTAACGACACAGAATCACTCAACCT GCACAATGAGTCTGAGAAGCGCCTGCCCAAATCATGTCTGGTGGTGCTGTGTAAGTTTGAGCCAGTGCTACACTGGACGAGAGAGTGTGACAACCTGCTCTACCAGACTCTGGTGGAGATCCTCATCCCTGATGTCCTGAGACCCATCCCTA GTGCCTTAACTCAGGCCATCCGTAACTTTGCCAAGAATCTGGAGACTTGGCTGACAGGTGCCATGATGAACATCCCAGAGGAGATGGTTCGCATAAAg GCGGTATGTGTAGGCTCCTTTTCTCAGACACTGCGTCGCTACACCAGCCTGAACCACTTGGCACAGGCAGCTCGCGCTGTCCTCCAGAATTCAGCCCAGATCAACCAGATGCTTTCTGATCTCAACCGGGTTGACTTCACTAATGTACAG GAGCAGGCATCCTGGGTATGTCAGTGTGAAGACCGTGTGGTCCAGAGGCTGGagcaaaactttaaaatgactcTACAGCAGCAAAACTCTCTGGAGCAGTGGGCTACCTGGTTGGATGGCGTTGTCTCCCAGGTCCTAAAGCCCTATGAGCACAACCCTGCAGCCTTACCAAAAGCTGCAAAGGTCTTTCTGCTCAACTGGTCCTTTTATAG TTCTATGGTAATCCGGGACCTGACTCTGCGCAGCGCTGCCAGTTTTGGTTCCTTTCACCTGATTCGCTTGCTGTATGATGAGTATATGTACTACCTGATAGAGCACAAGGTGGCCCAGGCTAAAAGAGAGACACCCATCGCAGTCATGGGAGAA TTTGCCAGTACTGTCAAGAACCGAATCTCTTCAGACCTGGAGAAAG aagaggaggatgatgatgaagaggaaagCGATGAGGAGAGCGGAGATCTCGTGCTGCAGTCCAGTTCCCTGAGCACAGTGGATGAGAAGGAGTCGATGGAACCGCTTGCCAAGCAGCCCAGAACAAGTTTGAATCTGCACACACTTACTGAGGCCCACAGCACATCACCTTAG
- the rfx1b gene encoding MHC class II regulatory factor RFX1 isoform X4, translating into MATSGYSGDLRPQQTNPVTIATPADTTPSSAKTAHFLSEIPPTSGTIATANQSATASKTGQDALCSQAPPTQAQSQKAVVLTTPTQHYVTPEIQHSAVQKSNGQSSSPQYIIVTVTEGSVHSNDSLSDSSPPAPGVPTQVVQPVQTTPQVEHVYSGQVQYVDGAGEPTFTPSTIRSSNYPFSDSPLYSQTPPTSSSYYEGTPSTESDITSSVTSQPVSVATGGANSGTAAAGGPGYVIQGGYVLGGGAASAAGGGGQSYSSPNSRAPPATVQWLCDNYEGAEGVSLPRCTLYYHYLLHCQEQKLEPVNAASFGKLIRSVFMGLRTRRLGTRGNSKYHYYGLRIKSGSPLLRLMDEQQHMAMRQQPFSQKNRIKPVQKSQGITNGTPGGTNQQQAAALCDISAQVQHYQQFLEAAHPLPDFVDIDLQDRTLPDGILLEHLKAFQTLYREHCEAILDVMVNLQFTLVETLWKSFWRFSQSNDTESLNLHNESEKRLPKSCLVVLCKFEPVLHWTRECDNLLYQTLVEILIPDVLRPIPSALTQAIRNFAKNLETWLTGAMMNIPEEMVRIKAVCVGSFSQTLRRYTSLNHLAQAARAVLQNSAQINQMLSDLNRVDFTNVQEQASWVCQCEDRVVQRLEQNFKMTLQQQNSLEQWATWLDGVVSQVLKPYEHNPAALPKAAKVFLLNWSFYSSMVIRDLTLRSAASFGSFHLIRLLYDEYMYYLIEHKVAQAKRETPIAVMGEFASTVKNRISSDLEKEEEEDDDEEESDEESGDLVLQSSSLSTVDEKESMEPLAKQPRTSLNLHTLTEAHSTSP; encoded by the exons atggcaacttCTGGATACTCTGGGGACCTTCGGCCTCAGCAGACCAACCCAGTAACCATAGCAACACCTGCTGACACCACACCTTCATCTGCAAAGACAGCACACTTCCTGTCTGAGATTCCACCGACCTCTGGAACCATCGCAACAGCTAACCAATCAGCCACTGCTTCAAAAACAGGACAGGATGCGCTTTGTTCTCAAGCACCACCTACTCAGGCACAGAGCCAGAAGGCAGTGGTTCTGACCACTCCTACGCAACACTATGTAACCCCTGAAATCCAGCACTCTGCGGTCCAGAAGAGTAATGGTCAGAGCAGCTCGCCACAGTACATCATAGTAACTGTTACAG AGGGTTCTGTTCACTCCAATGACAGCCTGTCAGACTCCAGCCCGCCTGCTCCTGGTGTACCTACTCAGGTGGTCCAACCAGTGCAGACCACCCCTCAG GTGGAGCATGTGTACTCTGGCCAGGTGCAGTATGTGGATGGAGCAGGAGAACCAACTTTCACCCCATCCACCAT TCGATCAAGCAACTACCCTTTCTCCGACTCACCCCTCTACTCTCAGAcccctcccacctcctcctcctactaTGAGGGCACGCCCAGCACTGAGTCAGACATCACTAGCTCTGTGACCTCGCAGCCAGTTTCTGTGGCAACTGGAGGAGCCAATAGCGggacagctgctgcaggtggacCAGGCTATGTTATTCAGGGAGGTTATGTGTTAGGGGGaggagcagcatcagcagcaggaggaggaggacagagttACTCTAGCCCTAACTCTCGTGCCCCACCTGCTACT GTGCAGTGGCTATGTGATAACTACGAGGGGGCGGAGGGGGTGAGTTTACCTCGCTGCACCCTCTACTACCACTACCTGCTGCACTGTCAGGAACAGAAACTAGAGCCTGTTAATGCTGcatcttttggcaaactcatCAGGTCTGTCTTCATGGGGCTGCGTACGCGAAGATTAGGCACCAG AGGGAACTCTAAGTACCACTACTATGGTTTGAGGATCAAATCTGGGTCCCCTCTGCTCAGACTGATGGATGAACAACAGCATATGGCGATGAGGCAGCAGCCTTTCTCACAGAAAAACAG GATAAAACCAGTTCAGAAGTCACAGGGGATCACCAATGGAACGCCAGGTGGGACAAATCAACAGCAGGCGGCAGCACTCTGTGATATTTCAGCCCAGGTGCAGCACTATCAGCAGTTTCTGG AGGCAGCACACCCGCTTCCAGACTTTGTAGACATTGATCTGCAAGATCGAACTCTGCCTGATGGGATCCTCCTTGAACACCTCAAGGCCTTTCAGACTCTTTACAGGGAACACTGTGAG GCCATTCTGGACGTGATGGTCAACCTTCAGTTCACTCTTGTGGAGACACTGTGGAAATCCTTTTGGAGGTTCAGCCAAAGTAACGACACAGAATCACTCAACCT GCACAATGAGTCTGAGAAGCGCCTGCCCAAATCATGTCTGGTGGTGCTGTGTAAGTTTGAGCCAGTGCTACACTGGACGAGAGAGTGTGACAACCTGCTCTACCAGACTCTGGTGGAGATCCTCATCCCTGATGTCCTGAGACCCATCCCTA GTGCCTTAACTCAGGCCATCCGTAACTTTGCCAAGAATCTGGAGACTTGGCTGACAGGTGCCATGATGAACATCCCAGAGGAGATGGTTCGCATAAAg GCGGTATGTGTAGGCTCCTTTTCTCAGACACTGCGTCGCTACACCAGCCTGAACCACTTGGCACAGGCAGCTCGCGCTGTCCTCCAGAATTCAGCCCAGATCAACCAGATGCTTTCTGATCTCAACCGGGTTGACTTCACTAATGTACAG GAGCAGGCATCCTGGGTATGTCAGTGTGAAGACCGTGTGGTCCAGAGGCTGGagcaaaactttaaaatgactcTACAGCAGCAAAACTCTCTGGAGCAGTGGGCTACCTGGTTGGATGGCGTTGTCTCCCAGGTCCTAAAGCCCTATGAGCACAACCCTGCAGCCTTACCAAAAGCTGCAAAGGTCTTTCTGCTCAACTGGTCCTTTTATAG TTCTATGGTAATCCGGGACCTGACTCTGCGCAGCGCTGCCAGTTTTGGTTCCTTTCACCTGATTCGCTTGCTGTATGATGAGTATATGTACTACCTGATAGAGCACAAGGTGGCCCAGGCTAAAAGAGAGACACCCATCGCAGTCATGGGAGAA TTTGCCAGTACTGTCAAGAACCGAATCTCTTCAGACCTGGAGAAAG aagaagaggaggatgatgatgaagaggaaagCGATGAGGAGAGCGGAGATCTCGTGCTGCAGTCCAGTTCCCTGAGCACAGTGGATGAGAAGGAGTCGATGGAACCGCTTGCCAAGCAGCCCAGAACAAGTTTGAATCTGCACACACTTACTGAGGCCCACAGCACATCACCTTAG